In the genome of Aspergillus flavus chromosome 8, complete sequence, one region contains:
- a CDS encoding putative D-lactate dehydrogenase, giving the protein MRPIPRAVSLPRFRLGGRATIPARTPFARYNHVEATRQARSDSNGRSSVQWGLTGLVTGIGGCLLVSRWQSSDSPQVDSSEVGGAKGVEYADKEAMIKVSIFSEIGIKIIEETLGEDSVSWDEEEIAIHGYSELSTSNCEARPIAVARPKTTEDVAFIAKICTAFKIPMIPFAGGSSVEGNFVAPYSGLTIDFSDMKRIVSFHPDDMDVVVQPGVNWVDLNKLLKNSGLFLPLDPSPTALIGGMVATNCSGTNAVRYGTMKDWVVNVTVVLADGNVIKTRHRPRKTSAGYNLTSLFTGSEGTLGMITEITLKLATIPEKQSVAVATFPSIREAAATASKIMRTGIQIAALEMMDETQMMVINKNGGAGGRLWEEKPTLLFKFSGTQRAIEEDVERVRTISSQHSGENFEFAKSEEEMNSLWAARKESLWAMLAARPEGTQIWSTDVAVPLSRMAEIIDLSKKESGQLGLFSSVLGHVGDGNFHQAVMYNPNDPEQKQSVRDCVLAMVHRAVEMEGTVSGEHGIGLGKKECLLEELGPETVGVMRTLKRSLDPQ; this is encoded by the exons ATGCGACCTATACCAAGAGCAGTTTCACTCCCCAGATTCCGCCTTGGTGGAAGAGCAACGATCCCCGCACGGACGCCATTCGCTCGATACAATCATGTAGAGGCCACGCGGCAAGCTCGCAGCGATTCTAACGGTCGCAGTTCCGTGCAATGGGGTCTCACAGGTCTTGTGACTGGCATTGGAGGATGTCTGTTGGTTTCGCGATGGCAATCGTCGGATTCACCCCAGGTAGATTCATCAGAAGTTGGCGGGGCAAAGGGTGTTGAGTATGCGGATAAAGAGGCTATGATAAAGGTATCGATATTCTCCGAGATC GGAATTAAGATAATTGAGGAGACTCTAGGAGAGGACTCGGTCTCTtgggatgaggaagaaatCGCGATTCATGGATATTCTGAATTATCCACTTCGAATTGTGAAGCGAGGCCGATCGCTGTTGCTAGACCGAAGACTACGGAGGATGTGGCATTCATTGCAAAGATTTGTACTGCTTTTAAGATTCCAATGA TTCCATTTGCTGGTGGCTCAAGCGTCGAAGGAAACTTTGTCGCGCCATATTCGGGATTAACCATTGACTTCTCGGATATGAAGAGGATTGTATCATTCCACCCAGATGA TATGGACGTTGTAGTTCAACCGGGGGTAAATTGGGTTGATCTCAATAAACTCCTCAAGAACAGTGGCCTTTTCTTACCACTGGATCCCAGTCCCACA GCATTGATCGGCGGTATGGTCGCAACCAACTGCAG CGGAACAAATGCCGTGAGATACGGTACAATGAAAGATTGGGTCGTCAATGTCACAGTTGTCCTGGCGGATGGAAACGTGATCAAAACAAGACATCGGCCACG gaaaacatcTGCTGGATACAACCTGACGTCCCTGTTCACGGGCAGTGAAGGTACACTCGGAATGATTACAGAAATTACGCTGAAGCTGGCAACCATACCGGAGAAGCAAAGTGTAGCCGTTGCCACATTTCCTTCAATCCGCGAGGCAGCGGCTACCGCATCCAAAATCATGCGTACTGGAATCCAAATCGCTGCTCTCGAGATGATGGATGAGACTCAGATGATGGTCATCAATAAGAATGGAGGAGCAGGGGGTAGACTGTGGGAGGAGAAACCCACGTTGCTATTCAA ATTTTCGGGAACACAGCGAGCTATAGAAGAGGACGTCGAACGGGTTCGAACAATCAGCTCGCAGCATAGCGGAGAGAATTTTGAGTTCGCGAAGAGTGAGGAAGAAATGAACAGTCTTTGGGCAGCGAGAAAAGAGTCATTGTGGGCGATGCTTGCGGCGCGACCTGAGGGCACCCAGATATGGTCTACTGATGTTGCTGTGCCACTATCGAGAATGGCAGAAATTATTG ACCTTTCGAAGAAGGAATCTGGTCAGCTGGGGCTTTTCTCAAGCGTTCTAGGACATGTTGGAGATGGGAACTTCCACCAAGCTGTGATGTATAATCCGAACGACCCAGAACAGAAGCAGTCTGTTCGAGACTGTGTGCTGGCCATGGTACATAGGGCTGTGGAGATGGAGGGAACTGTTTCG GGCGAGCACGGTATTGGCCTCGGGAAAAAAGAGTGCCTATTAGAGGAGCTGGGACCTGAAACTGTCGGGGTGATGCGCACCTTGAAGCGCAGTTTGGATCCTCAG
- a CDS encoding glycine d-alanine aminopeptidase: protein MYKTIHDILENIPSRYRGPGGALAVLSNGELLGEHVWGYADMQNLVPMTTSTLMPICSITKQMVCMILKDLERNPTPEMVKRGNVSRQFSDALHQMLHPDLTTNTALELEHLCHNQSGIRDYWAMSMFWGAHPDGVFRLEEDAKKALERTKSLHFEPGTQYSYCNLNFYILARLIENVSGQTLSALLTERLFLPAQMKTARLCADNANLPPPCVGYEGTESSGFIPAINRMQWSGDAGVVASLKDMIAYEHYLQTCWDEEKSVYRAIAQQQSFKDGTVAQYGYGLKHVTIRGMATIGHGGALRGFRLHRIQAPSEKVAVVVMLNHQADAEGAAQDIMKSVLDIFPSHVPQSDPVNPSPDWFGTFYDPDAQLVVEIRHGGQGHVIVSYAGSDETLICAGENEAGSNNTVGIIDGGIPKLRRLVDNRVLDVKRVATGYPPHKDDYLGEYYCAEIDSTFRCRGAGGMLYGHFEGYLGQGPPHLMRYIGEDIWMLSCPRGLDAPAPGNWTVVFQRADHGDITSVTIGCWLARKVVFVKR from the exons A TGTATAAAACAattcatgatatcctcgagAACATCCCATCTCGCTATCGAGGACCGGGCGGAGCGCTTGCCGTATTGAGCAATGGCGAACTCCTCGGCGAGCACGTTTGGGGCTACGCTGATATGCAAAATCTGGTGCCCATGACCACATCTACGTTAATGCCAATATGTTCGATCACGAAACAAATGGTGTGCATGATCCTGAAAGATCTGGAGCGCAACCCCACGCCTGAGATGGTGAAGCGGGGCAACGTATCTCGGCAGTTTTCGGACGCACTTCACCAAATGCTCCATCCCGACCTCACTACAAACACCGCACTTGAACTAGAGCATCTATGCCATAACCAGTCTGGAATTCGAGACTACTGGGCTATGTCCATGTTCTGGGGTGCGCATCCTGATGGTGTATTTCGACTCGAAGAAGACGCCAAGAAGGCTCTGGAGAGGACAAAGTCCCTGCACTTTGAACCCGGGACACAGTACTCCTATTGTAACTTGAACTTCTACATTCTCGCTCGACTTATTGAGAACGTGAGTGGGCAAACGCTGAGCGCCCTACTTACCGAAAGGCTCTTCCTGCCGGCTCAGATGAAAACGGCGCGCTTGTGTGCAGACAACGCTAATCTTCCACCACCTTGTGTTGGGTATGAAGGGACCGAGTCCTCTGGGTTCATTCCAGCCATCAATCGCATGCAATGGTCTGGCGATGCAGGGGTTGTCGCTTCCCTTAAGGACATGATTGCATATGAGCATTATTTACAGACTTGCtgggatgaagagaaaagtgTGTATCGGGCGATCGCGCAACAGCAGTCGTTCAAGGATGGCACAGTTGCACAATATGGATACGGCCTCAAACATGTTACTATCAGAGGCATGGCTACGATCGGCCATGGTGGTGCTCTTCGTGGATTTCGTCTCCATAGAATCCAGGCTCCATCAGAAAAGGTCGCAGTTGTGGTTATGCTCAACCATCAGGCTGATGCAGAAGGGGCAGCCCAGGATATTATGAAAAGTGTTCTGGACATATTTCCAAGCCATGTTCCTCAATCTGACCCTGTCAATCCATCCCCGGATTGGTTTGGCACCTTTTACGACCCGGATGCACAGCTGGTTGTTGAGATTAGGCATGGTGGTCAAGGCCATGTAATCGTTTCCTATGCGGGCTCCGACGAAACATTGATCTGTGCTGGAGAGAACGAAGCCGGATCGAATAATACGGTTGGCATAATCGATGGTGGCATACCCAAGCTCCGTCGCTTGGTAGACAATCGTGTCCTCGATGTCAAGCGTGTTGCTACTGGCTATCCACCACATAAAGACGATTATCTCGGCGAATATTACTGTGCTGAAATCGACTCCACCTTTCGTTGCCGTGGCGCAGGGGGTATGTTATATGGGCATTTTGAAGGATACCTCGGTCAAGGACCACCTCACCTTATGCGATATATTGGGGAAGATATATGGATGCTTTCATGTCCACGAGGCTTAGATGCGCCGGCACCCGGGAACTGGACAGTAGTATTCCAGCGCGCTGACCATGGTGATATTACTAGTGTTACGATTGGCTGTTGGCTAGCCAGGAAAGTTGTATTTGTGAAACGGTAG
- a CDS encoding uncharacterized protein (of unknown function-domain containing protein) produces the protein MQFFRQLLAIGLVVTAAQAYATSRSSMLRTVVTTDMEQDDLASLIRYLLYTNELDTQGIIYSSSRFHWSGDGNGTKLFLPDREYTTPQWTWRWTGTRTIQDNVLQAYAEVFPNLLSHDPFYPTPDELLSKVKIGNIDFEGEMDHDTDGSNLIRSLLLDQDPRPLYLQAWGGTNTIARALKSIEEQYSGSQQWTQTKDTVSSKAVILASGFQDEAYANYISVNWPQIRVENLQTGYSTWGYNCDKGQGNTRGLPDDGVYFTGDWIKANIQTGPYGKLYRSWLDGQSMPGDAQDIFGNRSTALSSFCKPLDPYDFLSEGDNVVFNPLITTGIQDPANPNLGGWGGRSTQNTTSPNLWEMVTSEKNGTGVEVDNYTTDRWAAAVQNDFAARMQWTLTPSYEDANHPPSVEILNRTTVEAHPGATVTLAGAVSDPDNNTVTTSWWQFFEEGTYPGSVTVTESDGHRADVTIPSDAKTNQTISIILQGTDDGQFPLTRYGRVFIQVI, from the coding sequence ATGCAGTTCTTCCGCCAGCTGCTTGCGATTGGCCTGGTAGTCACTGCCGCCCAGGCATATGCTACCAGCAGGTCGTCGATGCTGCGTACAGTCGTCACGACTGACATGGAGCAGGACGACCTAGCTTCACTAATCCGGTACCTACTCTACACCAACGAACTTGATACCCAGGGCATCATCTACTCCTCTAGCCGCTTTCACTGGTCCGGCGACGGCAATGGCACGAAGCTCTTCCTACCTGACCGCGAATACACCACCCCTCAGTGGACATGGCGCTGGACCGGCACGCGGACTATCCAAGATAATGTCCTCCAAGCATACGCAGAAGTTTTCCCAAATCTGCTTTCCCACGATCCATTCTACCCGACACCGGACGAGCTGTTGTCCAAGGTCAAGATCGGCAATATCGACTTCGAGGGCGAAATGGACCATGACACTGATGGGTCTAATCTTATCCGCTCGCTGTTGCTGGACCAAGACCCGCGGCCGCTCTACTTGCAGGCATGGGGTGGCACCAACACCATTGCCCGTGCTTTGAAGTCAATCGAGGAGCAATACTCAGGCTCGCAGCAGTGGACGCAGACCAAGGACACAGTATCCAGCAAAGCAGTTATCCTCGCTAGCGGTTTTCAAGACGAGGCATATGCGAACTACATCTCTGTCAACTGGCCGCAGATCCGCGTCGAGAATTTGCAAACCGGATACAGCACCTGGGGCTACAACTGTGACAAGGGCCAGGGCAACACCCGTGGCTTGCCTGACGATGGCGTATACTTCACCGGTGACTGGATCAAGGCCAACATTCAAACAGGACCATATGGGAAGCTCTACCGTTCCTGGCTCGACGGCCAGTCTATGCCAGGTGACGCACAGGACATTTTCGGCAATCGAAGTACGGCATTGTCAAGCTTTTGTAAGCCACTGGACCCGTACGACTTTCTGTCCGAGGGCGACAATGTGGTTTTCAACCCCCTAATAACCACCGGCATTCAGGACCCGGCCAACCCCAATCTCGGTGGTTGGGGCGGTCGATCTACGCAGAACACTACTTCACCGAATCTGTGGGAGATGGTGACAAGCGAGAAGAACGGGACTGGCGTCGAAGTAGACAACTACACCACGGACCGTTGGGCCGCGGCCGTCCAGAACGACTTCGCGGCTCGCATGCAATGGACACTGACACCGAGCTATGAAGATGCCAACCACCCGCCCTCGGTTGAGATCCTGAACAGAACCACAGTGGAAGCGCATCCTGGGGCGACTGTGACCCTGGCTGGTGCAGTTAGCGATCCAGACAACAACACCGTCACCACGTCCTGGTGGCagttcttcgaagaaggcaCATACCCGGGCAGCGTGACTGTGACTGAGTCCGATGGCCACCGAGCAGACGTGACGATCCCGTCTGATGCAAAAACTAACCAAACTATTTCGATCATTCTGCAAGGGACTGACGATGGGCAATTCCCGTTGACCCGCTATGGCCGCGTTTTTATCCAAGTCATATGA
- a CDS encoding putative NAD binding Rossmann fold oxidoreductase, with amino-acid sequence MTVSPGNRRIKFALFGLGRLGVIRARILAFQQPRIELVAVCDTKPGTDKWAAENLPPSVKHFSEPQECLKNSGAEAVLICTATATHAPLILQALDLGLHVMCEKPVSVDIATTQAVVEKAASRPDLKFLVPFTRRYDKSYRQAKALVDNGDLGVIHAVETTGIDQADPNAFFVSFSEQSGGIFLDFGIHTVDAGRYLLDVKAGLSNPKKQVNRVIAFGQVAVYGDLAKYGDADNAWGLVEFANGKIFNTYLGRTLTSGFEDTTRLCGTKGHSIISANSNVEIRDHLGIRTQSVPDAFTLFDATFLADLSEFADAVLDNKPMTCQPEDAFEAGKICAALQYSFRKGVPVYFDDDGLPIMESK; translated from the exons ATGACCGTCTCGCCTGGGAACCGCCGCATCAAATTTGCTCTTTTTGGCCTCGGTCGCCTGGGAGTCATTCGTGCCCGTATCCTCGCCTTCCAGCAGCCTCGGATCGAACTCGTCGCCGTTTGCGATACAAAGCCCGGTACTGACAAATGGGCCGCAGAGAATCTGCCCCCATCGGTTAAGCACTTTTCAGAGCCTCAGGAATGCCTGAAGAACAGCGGCGCTGAGGCCGTCCTCATCTGCACCGCAACGGCTACACACGCGCCCTTGATCCTGCAGGCCCTTGACCTGGGCTTGCACGTCATGTGCGAGAAACCCGTCTCTGTGGACATCGCTACTACCCAGGCAGTGGTCGAGAAGGCTGCTTCTAGGCCTGACCTCAAGTTCCTCGTTCCCTTCACTCGCCGAT ATGACAAGTCCTACCGCCAGGCTAAGGCCTTGGTAGATAATGGAGACCTAGGTGTGATTCACGCTGTTGAGACGACTGGTATCGATCAGGCAGACCCAAATG CCTTTTTCGTGTCCTTTTCCGAGCAGTCTGGCGGCATCTTCCTTGATTTCGGTATCCACACC GTCGACGCCGGACGATACCTGTTAGATGTCAAGGCCGGCCTCTCCAACCCCAAGAAGCAAGTAAACAGAGTCATTGCCTTCGGCCAGGTAGCTGTCTATGGGGACTTGGCTAAGTATGGCGACGCCGACAACGCATGGGGCCTCGTGGAATTTGCCAATGGCAAGATTTTCAACACTTACCTCGGTCGCACTCTAACCAGCGGCTTTGAGGACACGACTAGATTGTGCGGCACCAAGGGGCATTCGATCATCAGTGCGAACTCGAATGTTGAGATTCGGGACCATCTCGGGATTCGCACACAGTCTGTGCCTGATGCGTTCACTCTCTTCGATGCCACGTTCCTGGCTGATCTTTCTGAGTTCGCCGATGCCGTGCTTGATAACAAGCCCATGACCTGTCAACCGGAGGATGCCTTCGAGGCGGGCAAGATCTGCGCTGCTTTACAGTACTCCTTCCGCAAGGGTGTACCTGTGTATTTCGACGACGATGGTCTACCCATCATGGAATCCAAATGA
- a CDS encoding putative flavin-containing monooxygenase encodes MHSSFHEIEHEYNLTRTLPASHLSQFAKMAPFVQDSVTPDIVSMANIESKSAALNHDRVQKPVADDFMYDFKYNHHLPTTDILGVDIPADCDAKKEAEGIVARLAKTMSEGDAQAFAGLFLDYGVWRDKLSFTWDFRTFNFRDAILKAATDLFPQTKARSFQFLEPVPTVARPYTDYSYLQFVVSFETELVVASAVINAVLTQDGWRIYTMHTVAEGLKQFPEQPAPDGHMTGITSWASQRSEAINNVDPEILIIGGGQNGLAMAVRCKVLGMENLIIERSDEVGDIWKKRYEYLSLHFPHWPDALPYFKYPQHWPTYTPAQKQALYMQWYASALELNVWTKSSVVKAEQDAEGKWTITINKEGKETRTLHPKQVIMATSLCGVPYTPTVPGMDEFRGVIRHSSAHDSAREFVGKKVCVVGTSSSGFDTAFECARLGIDVTLLQRSPTYVMSLTHSVPRMLGSYAPDEHGNLPDLEEQDRLFFSTPVGPGEELSRRTAKVLEDLDRPLLEALNARGLRTWRGQRDTGNSTLGQTRNGGFYFDAGACEEIINGNIKVEPGYIEKFTADKVILNGGREKEFDLVVFATGFSNTIDSIRATLGEKIASQCGPIWGIDEEGEYKTAYRETGVPNLWIMVGFLPMTRYASKLLALRLKALQEGISPPPYKV; translated from the exons ATGCACTCCTCTTTTCATGAGATTGAACATGAGTACAACCTAACACGGACCTTGCCAGCATCTCACCTGTCACAATTCGCGAAAATGGCACCCTTCGTACAAGACTCCGTTACCCCCGACATCGTCTCGATGGCCAACATCGAGTCGAAGAGTGCTGCACTCAACCACGACCGGGTGCAAAAGCCCGTCGCTGACGACTTCATGTACGACTTCAAGTACAATCACCATCTACCCACCACCGACATCTTAGGTGTGGATATCCCCGCCGATTGCGATGCTAAGAAGGAGGCCGAGGGCATTGTAGCCCGTCTCGCTAAGACTATGTCTGAAGGAGATGCACAGGCCTTCGCGGGGTTGTTCCTCGATTATG GAGTGTGGCGTGACAAGCTCTCGTTCACCTGGGATTTCCGCACATTCAACTTCAGAGATGCCATCTTGAAAGCTGCTACCGACCTTTTCCCTCAGACCAAGGCTAGAAGTTTCCAGTTTCTCGAGCCTGTGCCTACGGTCGCCCGCCCTTACACCGACTACTCTTATTTACAATTTGTTGTGTCTTTTGAGACGGAGCTTGTTGTTGCTTCGGCTGTTATAAATGCGGTCCTCACTCAAGATGGCTGGAGAATCTACACCATGCATACTGTTGCCGAGGGCCTTAAGCAGTTTCCCGAACAGCCCGCACCAGATGGACACATGACCGGTATCACTAGCTGGGCTAGCCAGAGATCCGAAGCCATCAATAATGTTGACCCGGAGATTCTGATCATTGGCGGTGGTCAAAA TGGTCTCGCTATGGCAGTGCGTTGCAAGGTTCTTGGTATGGAAAACCTGATCATCGAGCGCAGCGACGAAGTCGGAGATATCTGGAAGAAGCGTTACGAATATCTTTCTCTGCATTTCCCACACTGGCCAGATGCATTGCCATACTTCAAATACCCTCAGCATTGGCCCACGTATACCCCGGCTCAAAAGCAAGCTCTATACATGCAGTGGTATGCCTCCGCACTGGAGCTCAATGTCTGGACCAAGTCTTCGGTTGTGAAGGCCGAGCAGGACGCCGAGGGTAAATGGACCATTACCATCAACAAAGAGGGCAAGGAGACCCGGACACTCCACCCCAAGCAGGTGATTATGGCCACGTCGCTATGTGGTGTCCCTTACACCCCAACCGTTCCTGGCATGGACGAATTCCGGGGCGTGATCCGCCACTCCAGCGCACACGACAGCGCCCGCGAGTTTGTCGGAAAAAAGGTCTGTGTCGTGGGTACCTCGTCCTCGGGCTTTGACACTGCTTTCGAGTGCGCCCGTCTGGGAATTGACGTGACACTCCTCCAGCGCTCACCGACCTACGTAATGTCTTTGACCCATTCAGTCCCCCGCATGCTTGGTAGTTATGCTCCCGACGAGCACGGTAACCTCCCTGATCTCGAAGAACAGGATcgcctcttcttttctacgCCAGTGGGACCCGGTGAGGAACTCAGCAGACGCACAGCCAAGGTCCTCGAGGATCTCGACAGACCCCTGCTCGAAGCCCTCAACGCTCGAGGCCTGCGAACATGGCGCGGCCAGCGCGATACCGGCAACTCTACACTAGGTCAGACCCGGAACGGTGGATTCTACTTCGATGCTGGTGCCTGCGAGGAAATTATCAATGGCAACATCAAGGTGGAGCCAGGATATATTGAGAAATTCACCGCGGACAAGGTTATCTTGAACGGCGGTCGTGAGAAGGAGTTTGACCTGGTTGTATTTGCTACCGGGTTCTCCAATACGATCGATTCCATTCGAGCCACCCTTGGTGAGAAGATTGCCAGCCAGTGTGGACCTATTTGGGGTATTGATGAGGAGGGCGAGTACAAGACGGCATACCGGGAGACAGGCGTGCCTAACCTGTGGATCATGGTTGGTTTTCTGCCAATGACTCGCTACGCCTCCAAGTTGTTGGCTTTGCGACTGAAGGCTCTTCAAGAGGGCATTTCTCCGCCTCCCTATAAAGTTTAG